From Melitaea cinxia chromosome 3, ilMelCinx1.1, whole genome shotgun sequence, one genomic window encodes:
- the LOC123667643 gene encoding uncharacterized protein LOC123667643: MGRGKPVCEELRKQIVCGVDVGKPSYQISKDLIIPRSIVQSIIQHYKKNRTTSCLKKTGRPRITSAAENRVLKKIIKNNRRARAGELTVQWKDMIHKDVSVDTCKRDLKRMGYGFYAAKEKPLLTAV, encoded by the coding sequence ATGGGTCGTGGCAAACCCGTGTGTGAAGAGCTTCGAAAACAGATAGTTTGTGGGGTCGATGTTGGCAAACCAAGTTACCAAATATCTAAAGACTTGATAATTCCCAGGTCTATAGTCCAATCTATCATTCAGCACTATAAAAAGAATAGAACGACTTCTTGTTTGAAGAAAACTGGTCGACCACGCATCACAAGTGCAGCAGAAAACAGAGTCCtgaagaaaattatcaaaaataatcgtcGTGCTCGAGCTGGAGAACTCACGGTGCAATGGAAGGACATGATTCACAAAGACGTCTCGGTTGATACTTGCAAAAGAGACCTAAAAAGAATGGGTTACGGATTTTACGCCGCTAAGGAGAAACCACTGTTGActgctgtataa